In Flavobacterium okayamense, a single window of DNA contains:
- the mnmE gene encoding tRNA uridine-5-carboxymethylaminomethyl(34) synthesis GTPase MnmE codes for MIPQETIVALATPSGAGAIAIIRLSGKDAVRIASQVFQSVSGKDLSQQKTHTIHLGHIVDEGKTYDQVLVSIFKGPNSYTGENVVEISCHGSTFIQQQIIQLLLRKGAKMAKAGEFTLRAFLNGKLDLSQAEAVADLIASDNEASHQIAMQQMRGGFSNEIAKLREELLNFASLIELELDFSEEDVEFADRTAFHELLNRIEFVLKRLIDSFAVGNVIKNGIPVAIVGEPNVGKSTLLNALLNEERAIVSDIAGTTRDTIEDELVIDGIGFRFIDTAGIRDTQDHVESIGIKKTFEKIEQAQVVLFLVDSSDLYATNLEKLKIEIEKIKNKYPQKALTIIGNKADKLTDDVKQLIENEIQNILFLSAKQNIGVDELKNTLLSFVNTGALRNNETIVTNTRHYDSLLKALEEVQKVKWELDAGISSDLMAIDIRSALYYFGEITGEVTNDELLGNIFANFCIGK; via the coding sequence ATGATTCCACAAGAAACTATTGTTGCTTTAGCTACGCCTTCGGGTGCTGGTGCCATTGCTATAATTCGTCTTTCCGGTAAAGACGCAGTTCGTATTGCTTCGCAAGTATTTCAATCGGTTTCTGGAAAAGATCTAAGTCAACAAAAAACACATACCATTCACTTAGGACATATTGTTGATGAAGGAAAAACGTATGACCAAGTTTTAGTTTCCATTTTTAAAGGTCCGAATTCGTATACGGGTGAAAATGTAGTTGAAATTTCGTGTCATGGATCTACTTTTATTCAGCAACAAATTATTCAATTATTACTTCGTAAAGGCGCTAAAATGGCAAAAGCTGGTGAATTTACTTTACGTGCCTTTTTAAACGGAAAATTAGATTTATCACAAGCCGAAGCGGTTGCCGATTTAATTGCCAGTGATAATGAAGCGAGTCACCAAATTGCGATGCAACAAATGCGTGGTGGTTTTAGTAACGAGATTGCTAAATTGCGTGAAGAGTTGTTGAATTTTGCTTCGTTAATTGAATTAGAACTCGACTTTAGTGAAGAAGACGTAGAATTTGCTGATAGAACCGCTTTTCATGAATTATTAAACCGTATTGAGTTTGTTTTAAAACGCTTAATAGATTCGTTTGCTGTGGGTAACGTGATTAAAAACGGAATTCCAGTAGCAATTGTAGGTGAACCAAATGTTGGTAAATCAACTCTATTAAATGCTTTATTAAACGAAGAAAGAGCTATTGTAAGTGATATTGCTGGAACAACTCGTGATACCATTGAAGACGAATTAGTCATTGATGGAATTGGTTTTCGATTTATAGACACTGCTGGGATTCGTGATACACAAGACCATGTGGAAAGCATTGGGATTAAAAAGACTTTTGAGAAGATTGAGCAAGCTCAAGTTGTTTTGTTTTTAGTAGATAGTTCCGATTTATATGCAACTAATCTTGAAAAGCTTAAAATTGAGATTGAAAAAATCAAGAATAAATATCCTCAAAAAGCTTTAACGATTATTGGAAATAAAGCAGATAAACTTACTGATGACGTTAAGCAACTAATTGAAAATGAAATTCAGAATATTTTATTTTTATCGGCTAAACAAAATATAGGTGTTGACGAATTGAAAAACACTTTACTATCGTTTGTGAATACAGGTGCTTTACGAAATAACGAAACAATTGTTACCAATACACGTCACTACGATTCTTTATTAAAAGCTTTAGAAGAAGTACAAAAAGTAAAATGGGAATTAGATGCTGGTATTTCTTCTGATTTAATGGCGATTGATATTCGTTCGGCTTTGTATTACTTTGGTGAAATAACAGGGGAAGTTACCAATGATGAATTGCTAGGCAATATTTTTGCTAATTTTTGTATTGGGAAATAA
- the dnaN gene encoding DNA polymerase III subunit beta, translating to MKFIVSSSYLLKQLQVLGSVINSSNTLPILDNFLFELDNTKLTVSASDLETTMSASLEIDSTSQGSVAVPAKLLLDILKTFPEQPLTFTVEDNNTIEISSNSGKYAIAYAPGDEFPKAVVLEDPSSTLVPAEVLATAISKTIFAAGNDDLRPVMSGVFFQFSPEGLIFVATDAHKLVKYARADVKASQVADFIMPKKPLNILKGILGASDAEVKIEYNDSNATFSFENYVLTCRLIDGKYPNYEAVIPKENPNKLLINRNQFLNSVRRVAIFANKTTHQIRLKIAGTELNISAEDIDYSNKADERLTCDYQGDDIQIGFNSRFLTEMLSNLTSDEIQLEMSMPNRAGILTPVDGLDEGETVTMLVMPVMLSN from the coding sequence ATGAAATTTATTGTATCAAGTTCGTATTTATTAAAACAACTACAAGTATTAGGTAGTGTTATTAACAGTAGTAATACTTTACCTATTTTGGATAATTTCTTATTTGAATTAGATAATACAAAACTTACGGTTTCAGCTTCTGATTTAGAAACGACTATGTCGGCTTCATTAGAAATTGATTCTACAAGTCAAGGAAGTGTTGCAGTTCCTGCTAAATTATTGTTAGATATTTTAAAAACATTTCCAGAACAACCTTTAACATTTACTGTTGAAGATAACAATACAATAGAAATCAGTTCAAATTCTGGTAAATATGCCATTGCTTATGCACCAGGAGATGAATTCCCTAAAGCAGTAGTTTTAGAAGACCCTTCTTCTACTCTTGTTCCTGCTGAAGTTTTAGCAACTGCTATTAGCAAAACTATTTTTGCTGCTGGAAATGACGATTTACGTCCGGTTATGAGTGGTGTATTTTTCCAGTTTTCACCAGAAGGATTAATTTTTGTAGCTACTGATGCACACAAATTAGTAAAATATGCACGTGCTGATGTAAAAGCATCTCAAGTTGCTGATTTTATTATGCCTAAGAAACCTTTAAACATTTTAAAAGGTATTTTAGGAGCTTCAGATGCTGAAGTTAAAATTGAATACAACGATTCTAATGCAACATTTTCTTTTGAAAACTATGTCTTAACTTGCCGTTTAATTGATGGAAAATATCCAAATTATGAAGCAGTTATTCCAAAAGAAAATCCAAATAAATTATTAATCAATAGAAATCAGTTTTTAAACTCGGTTCGTCGTGTGGCTATTTTTGCTAACAAAACAACGCATCAAATTCGTTTAAAAATTGCTGGAACTGAATTGAACATTTCTGCAGAAGATATTGATTACTCAAACAAAGCCGATGAGCGTTTAACTTGTGATTACCAAGGTGACGATATTCAAATTGGTTTTAACTCTCGTTTCTTAACAGAAATGTTGAGCAACTTAACCAGTGATGAAATTCAATTAGAAATGTCGATGCCAAACCGAGCTGGAATTTTAACTCCAGTTGATGGATTAGACGAAGGTGAGACTGTTACTATGCTTGTTATGCCTGTAATGTTGAGCAACTAA